The following are from one region of the Synergistaceae bacterium genome:
- a CDS encoding MBOAT family protein, translated as MLFNSWQFAVFFPVVFALYWFMPQRFRIYLLFAASYYFYMSWNAKYVVLILFTTIVSYFAAILLEKYRAARKLILVIALVSCLGVLFVFKYFNFISETLVNFLNMFASIKLHPMTLKLLLPVGISFYTFQTLSYVIDVYKGQEKAERNFIVYATFISFFPQLVAGPIERTKNLMPQIKNCGLLSFKYEQGVYGLKLILLGLFKKIAVADCLAIWVDGGFAKIESYSGFVLIILLGFFAVQIYCDFSGYSDIARGCAKLLGIDLMINFRSPYFASSIREYWQRWHISLSTWFRDYVYIPLGGSRVGKIRHYINLLITFMISGLWHGANITFLLWGAVHGLAQIIENFLNLNRRRNFLSVIIVFAFTCLAWAFFRTQTLNEAIHIFSHLFDGITNIKSYLYNGIQGIKSLHGNTQIPAALIISVAILDYLAVNYDDFAAWLKSKLASKNIILRWSVYVLLIWVFIGSLGVLQGDNTEFIYFQF; from the coding sequence ATGTTATTTAACTCGTGGCAATTTGCGGTATTCTTTCCGGTTGTATTTGCGCTTTACTGGTTTATGCCTCAAAGATTCAGGATTTATTTATTATTTGCGGCAAGTTATTATTTTTACATGAGCTGGAACGCAAAGTATGTTGTCTTGATTCTCTTCACGACTATAGTATCATATTTTGCGGCGATATTATTAGAGAAGTACAGGGCAGCGAGAAAATTAATTCTTGTAATTGCGTTAGTGTCATGTCTTGGAGTTCTGTTCGTGTTCAAATATTTTAATTTTATCTCTGAGACTCTAGTAAATTTCTTAAATATGTTCGCGAGCATAAAATTACACCCTATGACTCTAAAATTATTATTGCCGGTGGGAATTTCGTTTTATACGTTCCAGACTCTGAGCTATGTTATTGACGTGTACAAAGGCCAAGAGAAAGCAGAGAGAAATTTTATAGTTTACGCAACGTTTATATCATTCTTTCCGCAGTTAGTGGCCGGGCCGATTGAGCGCACAAAAAATTTAATGCCTCAGATAAAAAATTGCGGCTTGCTTTCATTCAAGTATGAACAGGGAGTATACGGGCTTAAATTAATTTTGCTGGGACTATTCAAGAAAATTGCGGTGGCTGATTGTCTTGCGATCTGGGTTGATGGAGGATTTGCAAAGATTGAATCGTATAGCGGCTTTGTGTTAATAATTTTATTAGGTTTCTTTGCGGTACAGATTTACTGCGATTTTTCCGGGTATTCTGACATTGCGAGGGGCTGTGCTAAGTTACTGGGAATTGACTTAATGATAAATTTCAGGAGTCCCTATTTTGCGTCAAGTATTCGGGAATATTGGCAAAGATGGCATATTTCGTTAAGTACATGGTTTCGCGACTATGTATATATTCCCTTAGGAGGGAGTCGAGTCGGCAAAATCCGGCACTATATAAATTTGTTAATAACCTTCATGATTTCAGGATTATGGCACGGAGCTAATATAACATTTTTACTCTGGGGAGCAGTACACGGGCTCGCTCAAATTATAGAAAATTTCTTAAATCTAAATCGGCGGCGTAATTTTTTGAGTGTTATTATAGTATTTGCGTTTACTTGTTTGGCGTGGGCATTTTTCAGAACGCAGACTCTTAATGAAGCTATACATATTTTTTCGCACTTATTTGACGGAATTACGAACATAAAATCATATTTATATAACGGGATTCAAGGCATAAAGTCATTACACGGCAATACTCAAATACCTGCTGCATTAATTATATCAGTTGCGATATTAGATTATTTAGCAGTTAATTACGATGATTTTGCGGCGTGGCTTAAGTCAAAACTTGCAAGTAAAAATATAATTTTGCGCTGGTCTGTATATGTGCTGCTTATATGGGTATTTATCGGCTCGCTCGGTGTATTGCAGGGAGATAACACAGAATTTATTTACTTCCAATTTTAA
- a CDS encoding extracellular solute-binding protein — translation MKKLFSVILALVLIMSVSACAFASDYVIRIYSNSNSSERVTWLKNEAKSAGFIINMDDSTVYKGDTSAIQLANENKDGDIIFGLNEVRWSQLVKGDYENLSVIDWTPSWADKVGEYKYPGKAYGLVIQNILMLYRTDEFGTHGRTLHFKHWADLVNCGYKWYRQGRVGGTTNMNINNAMLYAFTDPKSPAGGISVEGWKTLWKYCADGYYTGDSYGFDALNRGDVQVSTFYSSSLYGNIDAAGQSSKNPLKGTIKPENWQLVEIDDGTYYIAEYIGVLANKNRTPEQTEHVKKFAEWFGSAEIQRAWSEEFDSYPCNVDALSDPVPLYTLKNCALTKVPGTDMTYAEYVGLHSSEWTNIMTNLGFYWADNANAPAEPDWNNLDWATLTQKKAK, via the coding sequence ATGAAAAAACTTTTTAGCGTTATTCTTGCTCTTGTGCTTATTATGAGCGTGAGTGCTTGTGCCTTTGCGTCGGACTATGTGATTAGGATTTACTCAAATTCTAATTCAAGCGAGCGCGTTACTTGGCTCAAAAACGAGGCTAAATCAGCAGGTTTTATTATCAACATGGACGACTCGACAGTTTATAAGGGAGATACAAGCGCGATTCAACTTGCTAACGAGAATAAGGACGGCGATATAATTTTCGGTCTCAATGAAGTAAGATGGTCGCAGCTGGTCAAAGGCGATTATGAAAATCTTTCAGTCATTGATTGGACTCCTTCGTGGGCTGACAAAGTAGGCGAATATAAATATCCGGGCAAGGCATACGGGCTTGTTATACAAAATATTTTAATGCTTTACCGCACTGACGAATTCGGCACACATGGGCGAACTTTACACTTTAAGCACTGGGCGGACCTCGTAAACTGCGGCTATAAATGGTATCGTCAAGGCAGAGTCGGCGGAACTACTAACATGAATATAAATAACGCCATGTTATACGCCTTCACAGATCCTAAATCACCAGCGGGCGGAATTTCCGTAGAAGGCTGGAAAACTTTATGGAAATATTGCGCTGATGGATATTACACGGGCGACTCATACGGTTTTGACGCTCTCAATCGCGGAGATGTTCAAGTCAGTACGTTCTATTCGTCTTCATTATATGGCAATATCGACGCGGCCGGGCAGTCTTCAAAGAATCCTCTAAAGGGTACAATCAAGCCTGAAAACTGGCAGCTCGTAGAAATCGACGACGGGACATATTATATCGCTGAATATATCGGAGTCCTTGCTAATAAAAATAGAACGCCCGAACAGACCGAACACGTTAAAAAATTTGCTGAATGGTTCGGCAGTGCTGAAATTCAACGCGCATGGAGTGAAGAGTTTGACTCATATCCTTGCAACGTCGACGCGCTTTCTGACCCGGTGCCTCTGTATACTCTCAAAAATTGCGCCCTCACAAAAGTCCCCGGCACTGATATGACTTACGCCGAATATGTAGGCCTTCATTCTTCAGAGTGGACTAATATAATGACAAATTTAGGCTTTTACTGGGCAGATAATGCAAACGCACCCGCAGAACCTGACTGGAATAATTTAGACTGGGCAACACTCACACAAAAGAAGGCAAAATAA
- the rlmB gene encoding 23S rRNA (guanosine(2251)-2'-O)-methyltransferase RlmB: protein MSDICRGRKPVIDLLRLSPEKCQKILIADNVRPPFLDEIIELAKQAKITYQILKPEALDKLSDGERHQGVICKLTQVKAIELDDFLNGLDNNSPALIVVLDHIEDPHNLGAVIRSAEAGGALCVINAKRRSATPNDTVIKTSAGAALRLPVIQVVNITRTLERLKAANFWTVGLDSNAKISIWSEKLPERTALVIGAEGEGLSRLVRENCDLLVKIPIRGGTGSLNASVAAALGVFEWSRNYLL, encoded by the coding sequence ATGAGCGATATTTGCAGGGGACGCAAACCCGTTATAGATCTGCTTAGACTGAGTCCGGAAAAATGCCAGAAAATTTTAATCGCTGATAACGTGAGGCCGCCTTTTCTCGATGAGATTATAGAGCTCGCAAAACAAGCAAAGATTACATATCAAATTCTCAAGCCTGAAGCACTCGATAAACTTTCAGACGGAGAAAGGCATCAGGGCGTTATTTGCAAGTTGACTCAAGTTAAAGCTATTGAACTTGATGATTTCTTGAATGGACTTGATAATAATTCCCCTGCTCTTATTGTCGTGCTGGATCACATAGAAGACCCGCATAATTTAGGAGCTGTAATACGTTCGGCAGAAGCTGGCGGGGCGTTGTGCGTAATCAATGCTAAAAGAAGATCTGCGACTCCTAATGATACAGTCATAAAAACTAGTGCGGGGGCTGCGTTAAGACTCCCAGTTATACAAGTCGTGAATATAACTCGGACTCTTGAGAGACTGAAGGCCGCAAATTTCTGGACAGTCGGACTCGATTCGAACGCAAAAATTTCTATATGGTCTGAAAAATTGCCGGAACGCACAGCGCTTGTTATCGGTGCGGAAGGTGAAGGACTCTCGCGGTTAGTTCGTGAAAATTGCGATTTACTCGTGAAGATTCCTATCAGAGGCGGCACAGGCTCATTAAATGCGAGTGTTGCTGCGGCACTGGGAGTCTTTGAGTGGTCAAGAAATTATTTATTATAA
- the glmS gene encoding glutamine--fructose-6-phosphate transaminase (isomerizing), whose protein sequence is MCGILGYTGDRQADSILLSGLAKLEYRGYDSAGIAVLDNNDVKIAKNKGRLKVLEEKISGQDMSGTCGIGHTRWATHGEPSDTNAHPLWSDDAAVVAVHNGIVENYREIKNMLANYGYEFYSQTDTEAAVKLIDFYYKQEKSPLKAITQAIKKIEGSYCFVLLFKDYPGEVWGARKDLPLIAGQGKGESFLASDVSAILQDTRQVYYLDNMEIVQLKKGVVRFFDTEGFAKHKELSEVTWDAQAAEKGGFEHFMMKEIHEQARAVKDTFGSVFHSNKIDLSDMGLNDEQIKSISQIYIIACGSAYHAGAVAQYVIEDLAQIPVRIELASEFRYRKMPLDKNALAVIISQSGETADTLAAMRLAHEKGIKTLAIVNVVGSTIAREADSVFYTMAGPEIAVATTKAYSAQLIACYILAIKFAQIRGTLDDLSCENLISEIQKLPEKIDEILDEKERLAEIAEKFVNSRNAFYLGRNIDYAVAMEGSLKMKEISYLHSEACAAGEMKHGPISLIEKNMLVAGVITQKNLYQKIASNMLEAKSRGAFLLVVSMRGCEALKDEADFIFHVPETDEHLAASLAVIPLQLLGYYVAVARKLDVDKPRNLAKSVTVE, encoded by the coding sequence ATGTGCGGAATATTAGGCTACACAGGAGACAGACAGGCGGACTCGATTCTATTATCGGGGCTTGCTAAACTTGAATACAGGGGATATGACTCGGCGGGAATTGCTGTACTTGATAATAATGACGTGAAAATCGCAAAAAATAAAGGCCGTCTCAAAGTCTTAGAAGAAAAAATTTCCGGTCAGGACATGTCAGGAACTTGCGGAATAGGCCATACAAGATGGGCAACACACGGCGAACCTTCAGACACAAACGCCCACCCCCTATGGAGCGATGATGCGGCAGTCGTTGCTGTTCATAATGGGATCGTCGAGAATTACCGCGAAATTAAAAATATGTTAGCTAATTACGGCTATGAATTCTATTCACAGACTGACACAGAAGCAGCTGTAAAATTAATCGATTTCTACTATAAACAGGAAAAAAGCCCCCTCAAAGCTATAACTCAAGCAATCAAGAAAATAGAAGGCTCTTACTGTTTTGTGCTGCTGTTCAAAGATTACCCCGGTGAAGTCTGGGGAGCCCGTAAAGATTTGCCGTTAATTGCCGGTCAGGGTAAGGGCGAGTCCTTCCTTGCGTCCGATGTATCAGCTATATTACAAGACACTAGACAAGTTTATTATCTCGATAATATGGAAATCGTACAGCTGAAAAAAGGAGTCGTGAGATTCTTTGACACTGAAGGATTCGCAAAACATAAAGAATTAAGCGAAGTTACATGGGACGCTCAGGCAGCAGAGAAGGGCGGATTTGAACACTTCATGATGAAGGAAATTCACGAACAGGCGCGGGCAGTTAAAGACACTTTCGGATCAGTCTTTCACTCAAATAAAATCGATCTGTCAGATATGGGACTCAATGACGAGCAGATAAAATCAATCTCACAAATTTATATAATCGCCTGCGGTTCAGCTTATCACGCCGGAGCAGTTGCTCAATACGTAATTGAAGATTTAGCACAAATTCCGGTCAGAATCGAACTCGCTTCAGAATTCCGTTATCGTAAAATGCCGCTCGATAAAAACGCTCTGGCCGTAATTATTTCACAGTCAGGAGAAACAGCCGACACTTTAGCAGCAATGAGACTCGCTCATGAAAAGGGAATAAAGACTCTTGCTATTGTAAATGTCGTAGGAAGTACTATAGCCCGTGAAGCTGACAGCGTTTTTTACACAATGGCCGGCCCGGAAATTGCAGTAGCTACTACTAAGGCATATAGCGCGCAGTTAATTGCCTGTTATATTCTCGCGATAAAATTTGCACAGATTCGGGGGACTCTTGATGATTTGAGCTGCGAAAATTTAATCAGTGAGATCCAGAAATTGCCCGAAAAAATTGACGAGATTCTTGACGAGAAAGAAAGACTCGCCGAAATTGCCGAGAAATTTGTTAATTCAAGAAATGCCTTCTATCTTGGCCGCAATATTGATTATGCCGTTGCTATGGAAGGCAGCCTAAAGATGAAGGAAATCAGCTATTTACACTCCGAGGCATGTGCAGCAGGTGAAATGAAACACGGCCCGATCAGCTTAATCGAAAAAAATATGTTGGTCGCCGGAGTCATTACCCAGAAAAATTTATACCAGAAAATAGCAAGTAACATGTTAGAGGCTAAGAGCCGCGGAGCTTTCTTGTTAGTCGTGTCAATGAGGGGCTGTGAGGCTTTGAAGGATGAGGCAGATTTTATATTTCATGTTCCTGAGACTGATGAGCATTTAGCGGCGAGTCTTGCTGTTATTCCGCTGCAGTTACTCGGCTATTATGTAGCAGTTGCAAGAAAGTTAGACGTTGACAAACCTAGAAATCTCGCTAAAAGTGTTACCGTTGAATAA
- a CDS encoding SAM-dependent DNA methyltransferase, protein MDNQTHNFIVNFIWSVADDVLRDVYVRGKYRDVILPMTVIRRIDSVLEKKRAQILERKNLLDSSGLTEDKQESALLNAAGEAFYNISQFTLTEIAGRPTPEKMYDDLIAYLDGFSANIQDIIKKFNFHDQAAKMKDSGILGDVLAKFTAPDIDLSPEKLDNHAMGTIFEELLRRFNEDNNEEAGEHWTPRDVVELMADLIFTPIADKIQDSVYTFYDGACGTGGMLTAAEERLKQLANERGKRISIHLFGQEINSETYAIAKADLILKGDGSQAKNIAFGSTLSNDLHKNMTFDFMLSNPPYGKSWKSDSEKMSSGEKKQITDSRFYDGNISLIPRTSDGQLLFLLNNISKMKDSRMGSRIAEVHNGSSIFTGDAGSGESNARKFIIEHDLLEAIIALPENMFYNTGINTFIWVLSNKKDDRRRGKIQLINAVDMKSPLRKNMGSKNCELTQDIRAEIVKIFVNMQENQHSIILDNNEFLYWQVSIKRPGQAADTEIIPFNYPGGIQGFMNKEVLPFAPDAVIDKKKTQTGCEISFTKYFYRPDNARTIQEILQSIHNTNNEADEILRGLSQ, encoded by the coding sequence ATGGATAATCAGACTCATAATTTTATCGTTAATTTCATTTGGTCAGTCGCTGATGATGTCTTGCGCGATGTATACGTACGCGGCAAATATCGTGATGTTATTCTGCCCATGACTGTTATTAGACGCATTGACTCTGTTCTGGAGAAAAAACGCGCTCAAATCTTAGAACGTAAAAATCTGCTCGACTCGTCCGGACTCACTGAAGATAAACAAGAATCCGCTTTACTCAATGCCGCCGGAGAAGCCTTCTATAATATTTCACAGTTCACTCTCACAGAAATAGCAGGCCGCCCAACTCCTGAAAAAATGTACGATGATTTAATAGCTTATCTTGATGGATTCTCGGCTAATATTCAGGACATTATCAAAAAATTTAACTTTCATGATCAGGCCGCTAAAATGAAAGACTCCGGAATTCTCGGCGACGTTCTTGCAAAATTTACAGCTCCCGATATTGACTTAAGCCCCGAAAAACTCGACAATCACGCAATGGGTACTATTTTCGAGGAATTATTACGCCGCTTCAATGAAGATAATAACGAAGAGGCCGGCGAACACTGGACTCCCCGCGATGTCGTCGAATTAATGGCCGATTTGATTTTTACTCCGATTGCTGACAAGATTCAAGACAGCGTTTACACTTTTTATGACGGAGCTTGCGGGACGGGCGGAATGTTGACGGCTGCAGAAGAGAGACTCAAGCAATTAGCTAATGAACGCGGCAAAAGAATCTCTATTCATTTATTCGGTCAAGAAATTAACTCGGAAACTTACGCTATAGCAAAGGCTGATTTAATTCTCAAGGGCGACGGCTCACAAGCTAAAAATATCGCTTTCGGGTCAACTCTCTCAAATGACTTACACAAAAATATGACGTTCGATTTTATGCTGTCTAATCCTCCGTACGGTAAGAGCTGGAAATCTGACTCCGAAAAAATGTCATCGGGCGAGAAAAAGCAGATCACTGACTCAAGATTTTACGACGGCAATATTTCACTAATTCCACGTACAAGCGACGGACAATTATTGTTTTTGCTGAATAATATTTCTAAGATGAAAGACTCTCGCATGGGCAGCCGTATTGCTGAAGTTCATAACGGGTCATCTATCTTCACGGGCGACGCGGGCAGCGGGGAAAGTAACGCGCGTAAATTCATAATCGAGCATGATTTATTAGAAGCTATTATCGCTCTCCCTGAAAATATGTTCTATAATACGGGCATTAACACTTTTATATGGGTATTATCTAATAAGAAAGATGACAGAAGGCGCGGAAAAATTCAACTAATTAACGCAGTCGATATGAAATCACCACTTCGCAAAAATATGGGCAGCAAAAATTGTGAATTGACTCAAGATATACGCGCTGAAATCGTAAAAATTTTTGTCAATATGCAGGAAAATCAACACAGCATTATTCTTGATAATAACGAGTTCCTTTACTGGCAAGTCAGTATCAAGAGACCCGGCCAAGCTGCTGACACGGAAATTATACCGTTCAATTATCCGGGCGGCATTCAGGGATTTATGAATAAAGAAGTGCTGCCGTTCGCTCCTGATGCAGTTATTGACAAGAAAAAGACTCAAACGGGCTGCGAGATCTCATTTACAAAATATTTTTACAGGCCAGATAACGCGAGAACTATTCAGGAAATTTTACAGAGCATTCACAACACAAATAACGAGGCCGACGAGATTTTAAGGGGGCTTTCTCAATGA
- a CDS encoding restriction endonuclease subunit S, with protein MKRYPEYKDSHIAWLGKIPSHWEIIRLKYTGSFRHGLTYSPADLSDNKGVLVLRSSNIQSNKLDFNDCVYVKNVSQDLMLKNGDIIICASNGNANLVGKCAYIDNNIVASFGSFMWRYRTNLLDKFAYYLLQVCIPPYKSLFTTSTINQLTAKTIGKIYIPLPPLSEQDKIARYLDYKVSRINKLISLRKKQLIDLAELKKVIINNSVTKGLNPNAELKQSGVDILGEIPAHWEISRIKRICKGIITGTTPPGVKEEFFSANGLAWYTPGDLGENLYINKAKKYLSTEGAKFVKVIPKNSVLMVGIGTIGKICVSDIECSTNQQINAIICDDNIINFKYLAFYLRAIKDYILYTAKSTTLPIINQSETKQIIIPLPPLSEQNQIAAYLDGICGKIDRLITLYEREISLFDELKARLISDCVTGQLDLRDIII; from the coding sequence ATGAAACGTTACCCGGAATATAAAGACTCTCATATTGCGTGGCTGGGTAAAATTCCGAGTCACTGGGAGATTATACGATTAAAATATACTGGCTCATTTCGACACGGTTTAACATATTCTCCAGCTGATTTATCCGATAATAAAGGCGTTCTTGTTTTGCGCTCATCTAATATACAATCAAATAAATTAGATTTTAATGATTGTGTATACGTTAAGAATGTTTCTCAAGATTTAATGCTCAAAAATGGAGATATTATAATATGCGCGAGTAATGGGAATGCGAATTTAGTCGGCAAATGTGCATACATAGATAATAATATTGTTGCGAGTTTCGGCTCGTTTATGTGGCGTTATAGAACGAATTTATTAGATAAATTTGCATATTATTTGCTTCAGGTATGTATACCACCTTATAAAAGTTTATTTACAACTTCTACAATCAATCAATTAACAGCAAAAACAATCGGTAAAATTTATATCCCTCTCCCGCCCCTATCAGAACAAGACAAAATCGCGCGTTATCTTGATTACAAAGTCAGCCGGATAAATAAATTAATCTCACTCAGGAAAAAACAATTAATCGACTTGGCCGAACTCAAGAAAGTTATTATTAATAATTCCGTAACTAAAGGCTTGAACCCTAATGCGGAACTCAAACAAAGCGGCGTTGATATATTAGGCGAGATTCCAGCGCACTGGGAGATTTCGAGAATTAAGAGAATTTGTAAGGGTATAATAACGGGAACGACTCCGCCGGGGGTAAAGGAAGAATTTTTCAGTGCGAACGGTTTAGCGTGGTATACTCCGGGGGATTTAGGCGAAAATTTATATATAAACAAAGCAAAAAAATATTTATCAACAGAGGGCGCAAAATTTGTAAAAGTTATTCCGAAAAATTCTGTATTAATGGTAGGTATCGGCACAATCGGCAAAATATGTGTATCAGATATTGAATGCTCAACAAATCAACAAATTAACGCGATTATTTGTGATGATAATATAATTAACTTCAAATATTTAGCGTTCTATTTACGTGCAATAAAAGATTATATTTTGTATACTGCAAAATCTACAACATTACCTATTATTAATCAGTCAGAAACAAAGCAAATTATTATCCCCCTCCCGCCCTTATCAGAACAAAATCAAATCGCAGCATATCTCGACGGAATTTGCGGCAAAATCGACCGGCTTATAACTCTTTATGAGCGTGAAATTTCTTTATTTGACGAACTCAAGGCGCGTTTAATTTCTGATTGTGTAACTGGTCAGCTTGATTTACGCGATATAATTATATAA